The segment CGAATCCGTTGGAGGCCAGGTACCAGTTGGCCAAGGCGCTGCAGCGCGCCGGAGGTGTTGCCGCCGCCCGCACCGAGCTCTTGCGCATCCTTGAGGAAGCGCCCGGCTTCGAGAAGGCCCAGGAACTCCTGCTCGACCTGCGAGGAGGGAAGTGATGATCCGAACTAGCTGGCGCCCGCTGCTCGTCGGGGCCGTGTTGCTTGTCGGTGGTACCGCCCTGTCGGCACAGCGGGGCGGGGGCTATCCGACCGAGATCAACAACGTCCCGTATGACGGCCGCTTTACGTACGCCCGCATCAAGTACACCGCGGTCGACATGGGTCGTGGCGGCTTCCGTGGCCGCTTCGATCCGATGTGGAACCATGACTATCCACGTTCCGATCGGACCTTTCCGCAGATCCTCTCGGAGCTGAGCACCATCAAGGCGCGCATCGACGGCAGCGTGGTGTACACCGCCGACGACCCGCTCCTGCATCGCTTCCCGGTGGCGTATCTCTGCGAGGTCGGGGCGTGGGTGCCGAGCGAGGCGGAGGTCGTCGGGCTGCGGAGCTACCTGGTCAAGGGCGGCTTCGTGATCGTCGATGACTTTGGCGGCGCGCAGGAACTCGACAACTTCGATCGGCAGCTCGCCCGGGTCCTCCCGGGGACGCGCCGGATCCGGCTCGACGTGAGTCATCCGCTCTTCGACACCTTCTACCAGATCACCGACCTTTCCTTCGGTGAGGCGTTCGGGCGGAGTGCCGGTCCGGAACTGTACGGCATCTTCCAGGACAACGACCCCGCCAAGCGGTTGATGATGGTGGTCAACTACAACTACGACATCTCGGAGCGGTGGGAGTGGTCCTTCACCGGCCGCGATCCGCTGCCCACTGGCGATGCCTTCAAGTTGGGCATCAACTACGT is part of the Gemmatimonadota bacterium genome and harbors:
- a CDS encoding DUF4159 domain-containing protein, which produces MIRTSWRPLLVGAVLLVGGTALSAQRGGGYPTEINNVPYDGRFTYARIKYTAVDMGRGGFRGRFDPMWNHDYPRSDRTFPQILSELSTIKARIDGSVVYTADDPLLHRFPVAYLCEVGAWVPSEAEVVGLRSYLVKGGFVIVDDFGGAQELDNFDRQLARVLPGTRRIRLDVSHPLFDTFYQITDLSFGEAFGRSAGPELYGIFQDNDPAKRLMMVVNYNYDISERWEWSFTGRDPLPTGDAFKLGINYVIYSFTH